Part of the Thermoanaerobacterales bacterium genome is shown below.
TCGGTACGAAGACGGTCGCCGTGACCCGTGGGGCGCTGGCCTTGCCGGCGGACGAGATTGAGGCCCTTTTGGCGCACGAGATCGGCCACCTGGCGCATAGAGACAGCAAGGTTCGTCTGGTGGCTCACGTCGCCAACCTGGCCGGGACGGTGGCCGCCTGGGCGATCACGGGGCTTATCGCGGCGCTCGGCGTCATAGGCATGATCGGCGGCACCTGGGGCGATCGGCAGATGTTCGGCCTCGGGCTCTTCCTGGTGGCCTTCGCCTGGTTCCTGAAGCTCGTGGCCTGGTGTCTCTCCAAGCTGCTGGAGCTTTCCTTCCTGGCGGTGGGACGCTCCGAGGAGTGCAGGGCCGACGCCTATGCCGCAAGACACGGTTACCGCGACGCCCTGGTGCGGCTCCTGAACCGTTTCGACACAGCGCACGAGCCGCACGGCGCGGCGGCGCTGTTCGCGACCCATCCGGCGGTTCACGCCCGGATCGACCGCCTGATGTGTGTCTGAAACCGCCCTCAATGGGCTGCCCCGCTTCGGCGGGGCTTTTGCTTTTCTAAGACCGAAGCACCGCGAGAAGGAGGACGGCCTTATGCGCCTGGCAAGACGACGAAGGAAATCAAAGACTTCGGAAACACGAAAGTATGACCTGGCGGCCCGCGCTCTGGACGTGCGGGACCTGTTCGTCCCGGACGGCCTGGAGGTCGGGTTTGACGAACTGCACCTGGGAGAGGCCCGCTGCCGCGTCTACGCTCTGCATGCCCTGCCGCGCCGGCTCACGGTGGGCTGGCTGGACGAATGCCTCCAGGCCGGGGACGTGGATGTAAGCGTGCATATCGAACCCGTAAATGACAACGATGTGTCCCGAGACCTGGCGGCCAAGGAGAATAAGGCACTATCGCATCTGGACCTTGACCGGCAGCGGGGCGTTGTCAAGCGTCTGAGCCAGTTGGAGGCTCAAGCCGCGGACTACCGCGCCCTGCGCGAGGCCGTGCAACTGGGACAGGACAGGCTGTTCAACGTCACGACCACGCTGGCTGTGCATGCCGAGAGCGCGGACGACTTGCGGTCCCGGAGCCACGCCGCGACCAACCCCCTGGCCCGCCGGGGCGTACGGCCCAGGGCGCTGGCCTTGCGCCAGTTGGAGGGTCTGCAAACGGTCTTACCCCTCGGGAACAACAAGGTGGAGGATCACGCGAAGAACCTGACCTCCGGCGCGGCGGCTTGCTGTCTCCCGCTGGCTGCCTCGCAGGGCGGTCACGCAAGCGGCGCGGTGGTGGGGATCAACCTGTACACCCGCGCGCCGGTGCTGCTGGACCGCTTCGCCGGTGAGCGGGTCATCTCGAACCAGCACATGTTCATCTGCGGCGAGCCCGGAAGCGGCAAGTCTGTCACGCTACGGACGCTTTCTCTGCTCGAAGCGTACCGGGGTGTGCGGACGGCCTACGTCGATCCCGAGGGCGAGTACGTCTACTACACCAAGTCCCTTGGCGGGCAGGTGGTCCACCTGCGGCCCGGCGGGTTTTCGGGGATGAACCCGCTCGATGTAGACGTGGAGGAGGACGACCAGGGACGCAGGTACGTCAACATTCAGGACAAGATGGGCGACCTTCACGGTCTCGTGGCTGCCCTGT
Proteins encoded:
- a CDS encoding M48 family metalloprotease — translated: MRNVFTAARLLVLGAIVFVNWIIIGMFLSLFWSGDTLLYAAVLVEGVLIGLVLTPAGEAYFRVVKKLRPLPDEEAALRPIYERVLKRCGIESPPELFVPHTSDVNALAVGTKTVAVTRGALALPADEIEALLAHEIGHLAHRDSKVRLVAHVANLAGTVAAWAITGLIAALGVIGMIGGTWGDRQMFGLGLFLVAFAWFLKLVAWCLSKLLELSFLAVGRSEECRADAYAARHGYRDALVRLLNRFDTAHEPHGAAALFATHPAVHARIDRLMCV